A DNA window from Mycobacterium sp. IDR2000157661 contains the following coding sequences:
- a CDS encoding FadR/GntR family transcriptional regulator: MSADPGSPLSPEASDALLRPVRPGNAFEDTVSRLLQTIRLGVLHPGECLPPERELAARLGVSRDTVREAIKSLADAGYLVSRRGRYGGTFLADELPRHTGTAAAVTRAEIDDALRLREILEVGAARMAATRTLTAAEREVLWSRLTDVRGATPDDYRRLDSRLHLAIAEAAGSPSLVPLVAENRMRLNALLDAIPLLSRNIAHSDEQHEAVVIAILAADHDGAADAMRVHVAGSATLLHGFLD; encoded by the coding sequence ATGTCGGCCGATCCGGGCAGCCCACTCTCGCCCGAGGCGAGTGACGCCCTGCTGCGCCCGGTGCGGCCCGGTAACGCCTTCGAGGACACGGTGAGTCGCCTGCTGCAGACGATCCGGCTCGGCGTGCTGCACCCCGGTGAGTGTCTGCCACCGGAGCGGGAACTGGCCGCGCGGCTCGGCGTCAGCCGCGACACCGTGCGCGAGGCCATCAAGTCACTGGCCGACGCGGGGTACCTGGTGTCGCGGCGCGGCCGCTACGGCGGCACGTTCCTGGCCGACGAACTGCCGCGCCACACCGGCACCGCGGCTGCCGTCACCCGTGCCGAGATCGACGACGCGCTGCGGCTGCGGGAGATCCTCGAGGTGGGTGCGGCGCGGATGGCGGCCACCCGCACGCTGACCGCCGCCGAACGGGAGGTGCTGTGGTCGCGGCTCACCGACGTGCGGGGCGCGACGCCCGACGACTACCGGCGGCTCGACTCCCGGCTGCACCTGGCGATCGCCGAGGCGGCGGGTTCGCCGTCGCTGGTGCCGCTGGTCGCCGAGAACCGGATGCGGCTCAACGCCCTGCTCGACGCGATCCCGCTGCTGTCGCGCAACATCGCGCACTCCGACGAGCAGCACGAGGCCGTCGTCATCGCGATCCTCGCCGCTGACCACGACGGCGCGGCCGATGCCATGCGCGTCCACGTCGCCGGCTCGGCGACCCTGTTGCACGGCTTCCTCGACTGA
- a CDS encoding class I SAM-dependent methyltransferase translates to MTITDLEADRALKAKHRALWASGDYPAVAADLIPTLGIELVRACAIEPGDRVLDVAAGSGNAAIPAAAAGAAVTASDLTPELFDAGRRLAAERGVELEWVEADAEALPFADDGFDVVLSCVGVMFAPHHQATADELVRVVRPGGTIALINWTPEGFIGNLFKTMKPYAPPPPPGASAPPLWGSEDHVRELFADRVADLTMRRQTVRFDRSPSPVEFREYWKRNYGPTIAAYRFNQDRPDRLAALDEDFLRFLVDWNRAGEPGRTEYDAEYLLVTATKR, encoded by the coding sequence ATGACAATTACCGACCTCGAAGCCGACCGGGCGCTCAAGGCCAAGCACCGCGCCCTGTGGGCCTCCGGCGACTACCCGGCCGTCGCGGCCGACCTCATTCCCACCCTCGGAATCGAACTCGTGCGCGCCTGCGCCATCGAACCGGGTGACCGGGTGCTCGACGTCGCCGCCGGCTCAGGTAACGCCGCCATCCCGGCCGCAGCGGCCGGGGCCGCCGTCACGGCCAGCGACTTGACGCCGGAGCTGTTCGACGCCGGCCGTCGCCTCGCCGCCGAGCGCGGTGTGGAACTCGAGTGGGTCGAGGCCGACGCGGAGGCGTTGCCGTTCGCCGACGACGGCTTCGACGTCGTGCTGTCCTGTGTCGGCGTGATGTTCGCCCCGCACCATCAGGCGACCGCCGACGAGCTGGTCCGGGTGGTCCGGCCCGGTGGGACGATCGCGCTGATCAACTGGACGCCAGAGGGCTTCATCGGCAATCTCTTCAAGACCATGAAGCCGTACGCGCCGCCCCCGCCGCCCGGGGCCAGCGCGCCACCGTTGTGGGGCAGTGAAGACCACGTCCGCGAGCTCTTCGCCGACCGCGTCGCCGACCTCACGATGCGGCGGCAGACGGTGCGCTTCGACCGCAGTCCGAGCCCGGTCGAGTTTCGGGAGTACTGGAAGCGCAATTACGGGCCGACCATCGCCGCGTACCGGTTCAACCAGGACCGGCCGGACCGGCTGGCCGCCCTGGATGAGGACTTCCTGCGCTTCCTCGTCGACTGGAACCGCGCCGGCGAACCGGGTCGGACGGAATACGACGCGGAGTACCTGCTGGTGACGGCGACCAAGCGCTGA
- a CDS encoding ArsR/SmtB family transcription factor, producing MARPGDHVHARGVTSALTDVDTASWSQRFDLLSDPHRLEILLVLHRAPGICVGDLASALGRSENAVSQALRVLRQQGWVTSSRAGRAVSYRLEDEIVHDLLHWIGARHG from the coding sequence ATGGCCCGGCCCGGCGATCATGTTCACGCGAGGGGCGTTACCTCGGCGTTGACAGACGTCGACACTGCGAGCTGGTCTCAACGTTTCGACCTGTTGTCAGATCCCCACCGGCTCGAGATTCTCCTGGTTCTCCACCGTGCCCCGGGTATCTGCGTCGGCGATCTCGCCAGTGCGCTGGGCCGGTCAGAAAATGCTGTCTCGCAGGCACTCCGAGTGCTACGCCAGCAGGGCTGGGTGACCTCCTCTCGGGCCGGCCGTGCGGTCAGCTACCGCTTGGAGGACGAGATCGTGCACGACCTTCTGCACTGGATCGGTGCCCGCCACGGCTGA
- a CDS encoding PDGLE domain-containing protein — protein sequence MSTGSRRLFWIGFTVVILLIAGGVSYFASSSPDGLDSATLQGCEVVETPGGEELAGSCIAQHSEEHALAASPLADYAVGGRDGTGGVAGIAGVLATAAVAGALFWLIAAGRRAGGSGSGRRADQNTGRT from the coding sequence ATGAGCACCGGATCGCGTCGGCTGTTCTGGATCGGGTTCACCGTCGTCATCCTGCTGATCGCCGGTGGGGTGTCGTACTTCGCGAGCTCGAGCCCCGACGGGCTGGACTCGGCCACGCTGCAGGGCTGTGAGGTGGTCGAGACACCAGGGGGTGAAGAACTGGCAGGCAGCTGCATCGCCCAGCACTCCGAGGAGCACGCGCTGGCCGCCTCCCCGCTGGCCGACTATGCGGTGGGTGGCCGTGACGGCACCGGCGGTGTCGCCGGAATCGCCGGGGTGCTGGCCACCGCGGCCGTTGCCGGTGCGTTGTTCTGGCTGATCGCCGCCGGCCGGCGGGCCGGCGGATCGGGCTCCGGCAGGCGGGCCGACCAGAACACGGGCCGAACATAG
- a CDS encoding BTAD domain-containing putative transcriptional regulator, with amino-acid sequence MAVEFRLLGDVEACLDGQRLEIGHARQRCVLVALLVDVNHSVTTHQLIDRVWADAPPHNARNALAAYVSRLRTLFGDVEILRRSGGYQLSTDASAIDLHRFRRLVSSARDAGDPAEAASLFDEALQLWRGVPLAPLDTPWVDELRHSLELEHFSVSLDRNDAALAAGRHNQIIAGLTATLAAYPLDERLAAQLMLAQYRSGRQAEALQTFRQIRDRLVEELGVDPGRALRDAHQRILEADPDGPSTPAAAPPLRQRPAAALPRRLTTFIGRRKELERIDAGLADGPLVTLTGVGGVGKTRLALEAAARLDRRFSDGVYVCELAPLNDADAVGHAIAAALRLQQRQGLDIEATVIEYLGAREVLLIVDNCEHLLEAAAALIDRIVRHCPRVTVLATSREALGVLGERLVAVPPLSLHDAAVLFTDRARAGRPDFDPDSEPVGAVAEICRQLDGIPLAIELAAAKIRVMSSLDVARRLDSLRLLRGGARGAAPRQQSLSATIDWSYRLLSPSEQALFARLTVFAGGFDLEAAHGVCGDDDATEDDTLDLLTGLVDKSMVTVRGGTDRTRYVVLETLRAYGRERLREWGIESQIDGRHAAYFVALAQAAAVGMHTAEEKAWVDRILPDYDNLRTAVEYAVAVGDVESAVRLVTSLPETVHLRIGFETSAWAERVLEAVSPQHPLFAATVGFAARGAWNRGDQFRARALASLAGGRRPGRGTGRVAYPGDVLADVALYDGDPATALAHYESEMGRARADDDPIRLVWTLFYVAICHAALRIPEAGHAAAQEAVRVADATDNPTARSMARYALGLVLKKSDPATALALFDEAAALAADVQNFWWHGIALMEAASTRAVAGDPACAARDLVVVLDHWDKVGDWSQQWLNLRYITRFLIRIGATEDAMVLHRALVGAGRQSPVEVPDSPDAAAVSGVEAVAHAREVLLGV; translated from the coding sequence GTGGCGGTGGAATTCCGGCTGCTCGGTGACGTCGAGGCCTGCCTAGACGGGCAGCGTCTCGAGATAGGCCACGCGCGGCAGCGTTGTGTCCTGGTCGCGCTGCTGGTCGACGTCAACCACTCGGTGACGACGCATCAGCTCATCGACCGGGTGTGGGCCGATGCGCCCCCGCACAATGCACGTAACGCGCTGGCGGCCTATGTATCTCGACTGCGGACGCTGTTCGGGGATGTCGAGATACTCCGCCGGTCCGGCGGGTACCAGCTGTCTACCGACGCATCCGCAATCGACCTGCACCGGTTCCGCCGACTGGTGTCGAGCGCGCGCGACGCGGGTGATCCCGCCGAGGCCGCGTCGCTGTTCGACGAGGCCCTGCAGCTGTGGCGCGGCGTCCCACTGGCCCCGCTGGACACCCCCTGGGTCGACGAGCTTCGTCATTCGCTGGAGCTCGAGCATTTCTCGGTGTCGCTCGACCGCAACGACGCCGCGCTGGCCGCGGGCCGCCACAACCAGATCATCGCGGGTCTGACGGCTACGCTTGCCGCCTACCCGCTCGACGAGCGCTTGGCCGCCCAGCTGATGCTCGCGCAGTACCGCAGCGGTCGGCAGGCCGAGGCGCTGCAGACCTTCCGGCAGATACGTGACCGGCTCGTCGAGGAACTGGGGGTGGATCCTGGCCGGGCGCTCCGCGATGCCCATCAGCGGATCCTCGAGGCCGACCCGGACGGCCCGTCGACCCCCGCCGCTGCACCGCCTCTCCGGCAGCGGCCCGCCGCTGCTCTGCCGCGCCGATTGACGACCTTCATCGGGCGCCGCAAGGAACTGGAGCGGATCGACGCTGGATTGGCCGACGGTCCACTTGTGACCCTGACCGGAGTCGGCGGCGTCGGCAAGACCCGACTGGCTCTCGAGGCCGCAGCGCGCCTGGACCGGCGATTCAGCGACGGCGTGTACGTCTGCGAGCTGGCACCGCTCAACGACGCCGACGCGGTGGGGCATGCGATCGCCGCAGCGCTGCGCCTGCAGCAGCGCCAAGGGCTCGACATCGAAGCGACCGTCATCGAGTACTTGGGCGCTCGTGAGGTGCTGCTGATCGTTGACAACTGCGAACATCTGCTGGAGGCCGCCGCGGCGCTCATCGACCGGATCGTCAGGCATTGTCCGCGGGTGACCGTGTTGGCCACCAGCCGTGAGGCGTTGGGTGTACTCGGCGAGCGTCTCGTCGCGGTGCCTCCGTTGAGCCTGCACGATGCCGCCGTGCTGTTCACCGACCGCGCCCGCGCCGGGCGGCCCGACTTCGACCCGGACAGCGAGCCGGTCGGGGCGGTGGCCGAGATCTGCAGGCAGCTCGACGGCATACCGCTGGCGATCGAACTCGCGGCCGCCAAGATTCGCGTCATGAGCAGCCTGGATGTCGCCCGTCGGCTGGACAGTCTGCGTCTGCTCAGGGGCGGTGCCCGGGGCGCAGCGCCCCGCCAGCAGAGTCTTTCCGCGACGATCGATTGGTCCTACCGGCTCCTTTCGCCCTCGGAGCAGGCGCTGTTCGCGCGGCTGACGGTCTTCGCGGGCGGGTTCGATCTGGAGGCCGCGCACGGAGTGTGCGGTGATGACGATGCGACGGAGGACGACACGCTCGATCTGCTCACCGGCCTGGTCGACAAGTCGATGGTCACGGTGCGCGGCGGCACGGACCGCACTCGCTACGTGGTGCTGGAGACGCTGCGAGCCTACGGGCGAGAGCGGTTGCGGGAGTGGGGAATCGAATCGCAAATCGACGGTAGGCACGCGGCTTACTTCGTCGCGCTGGCCCAGGCCGCGGCCGTCGGTATGCACACCGCCGAGGAGAAGGCGTGGGTGGACCGGATACTGCCCGACTACGACAACCTGCGGACCGCAGTCGAATACGCCGTGGCGGTCGGCGACGTCGAATCCGCGGTGCGGCTGGTCACTTCGCTGCCCGAGACCGTCCACCTGCGCATCGGTTTCGAGACGTCGGCATGGGCCGAGCGGGTGCTCGAGGCCGTTTCGCCGCAACACCCACTGTTCGCCGCGACCGTCGGTTTCGCCGCTCGCGGTGCATGGAACCGCGGGGACCAGTTTCGGGCCAGAGCGCTGGCCTCGCTCGCGGGTGGTCGCCGCCCCGGCCGCGGCACCGGCCGGGTGGCCTACCCGGGCGACGTGCTCGCCGATGTGGCCCTCTACGACGGGGATCCGGCCACCGCGCTCGCCCACTACGAGTCCGAGATGGGGCGCGCCCGCGCCGACGACGACCCGATCCGGCTGGTCTGGACGCTGTTCTACGTCGCGATCTGTCACGCTGCGCTGCGCATCCCCGAGGCGGGACACGCTGCAGCGCAGGAGGCGGTGCGGGTCGCCGACGCCACAGACAACCCGACGGCGCGGTCGATGGCGCGCTATGCGCTGGGTCTGGTGCTCAAGAAGTCCGACCCGGCCACTGCCTTGGCGCTGTTCGACGAGGCGGCCGCGCTTGCGGCGGACGTTCAGAATTTCTGGTGGCACGGAATCGCGCTGATGGAGGCGGCGTCGACACGCGCCGTAGCTGGCGACCCAGCGTGCGCGGCAAGGGATCTGGTTGTCGTGCTGGACCATTGGGACAAGGTGGGGGACTGGAGCCAGCAGTGGCTCAATCTCCGCTACATCACGCGATTCTTGATCCGCATCGGTGCGACGGAGGACGCGATGGTCTTGCACCGGGCCCTGGTCGGTGCGGGCCGACAGTCGCCGGTCGAAGTCCCTGACAGCCCTGACGCAGCCGCCGTCAGCGGTGTCGAAGCCGTCGCCCACGCTCGAGAGGTGTTGCTGGGGGTCTGA
- a CDS encoding energy-coupling factor ABC transporter permease: MHMSDGIINAPTSVVFGVVAVVAVALCAAKARDELDERTVPLAGLVAAFIFAVQMVNFPILPGVSGHLLGGALAAILVGPYTGALCISIVLVVQALLFADGGVTALGTNIVNMAVIGVAAGYGTAALLYAVARRRGKPPVAGLGVIAFVAAVIGTICAAMGFVLEYAIGGAASTSVGAVAGYMFGTHVLIGVGEGLITAVTVMAVAKSRPDLVYLLRSVREEVSA, encoded by the coding sequence ATGCACATGAGCGACGGGATCATCAACGCTCCGACGTCCGTGGTCTTCGGCGTCGTCGCCGTCGTCGCCGTCGCCTTGTGTGCGGCCAAGGCGCGCGACGAACTCGACGAACGCACGGTCCCGCTGGCCGGTCTCGTCGCGGCGTTCATCTTCGCCGTGCAGATGGTCAACTTCCCGATCCTGCCCGGGGTGAGCGGTCACCTGCTGGGCGGTGCGCTGGCCGCGATACTGGTCGGCCCGTACACCGGCGCGCTGTGCATCTCGATCGTGCTGGTGGTGCAGGCGCTGCTGTTCGCCGACGGCGGCGTCACCGCGCTGGGCACCAACATCGTCAACATGGCGGTGATCGGCGTCGCGGCCGGCTACGGGACGGCGGCGCTGCTGTACGCGGTGGCCCGCAGGCGCGGGAAGCCGCCGGTGGCGGGACTGGGCGTCATCGCGTTCGTTGCCGCCGTGATCGGGACGATATGCGCGGCAATGGGTTTCGTTCTCGAATACGCGATCGGGGGCGCAGCTTCCACGTCGGTGGGCGCGGTGGCCGGCTACATGTTCGGCACGCACGTGCTAATCGGCGTCGGGGAGGGACTGATCACCGCCGTGACGGTGATGGCCGTCGCCAAGTCAAGACCCGACCTGGTCTACCTGCTGCGCAGCGTCCGCGAGGAGGTATCCGCATGA
- a CDS encoding energy-coupling factor ABC transporter ATP-binding protein, whose translation MTAIAVEAVRYVYPDGRVALDGVDLAVEPGERIAVLGPNGAGKTTLMLHLNGVLTATSGVIRIGDVTLDRGTLRDVRRRVGLVFQDPDDQLFMPTVAQDVAFGPANFGLRGDELAARVRHALEVVSLTGDADRSPTHLSAGQRRRAALATVLACEPEILVLDEPSANLDPVARRELADTLAGLDATMLIVTHDLPYAAQLCRRAVVMDSGVIVADGPIAEILADAELLAAHRLELPWGFSVVP comes from the coding sequence ATGACGGCCATCGCAGTCGAGGCGGTGCGCTACGTCTATCCGGACGGCCGCGTCGCGCTCGACGGCGTCGATCTGGCCGTCGAACCCGGCGAGCGGATCGCGGTGCTGGGCCCCAACGGCGCGGGCAAGACGACGCTGATGCTGCACCTCAACGGGGTCCTCACCGCCACGTCGGGTGTCATCCGCATCGGTGATGTCACGCTCGACCGCGGCACCCTCAGAGACGTCCGCCGACGCGTCGGGCTGGTGTTTCAGGACCCCGACGATCAGTTGTTCATGCCGACGGTGGCCCAGGATGTCGCGTTCGGACCCGCGAACTTCGGTCTGCGCGGTGACGAGCTCGCGGCGCGGGTGCGCCACGCGCTCGAGGTGGTGTCGCTGACCGGCGACGCCGACCGCAGCCCGACCCACCTGTCGGCGGGACAGCGGCGGCGCGCGGCGCTGGCCACCGTGCTGGCCTGTGAGCCGGAGATCCTGGTGCTCGACGAGCCGTCGGCCAACCTCGACCCGGTGGCGCGCCGCGAACTCGCCGACACGCTGGCCGGACTGGACGCGACGATGCTGATCGTCACGCACGACCTGCCGTACGCCGCGCAGCTGTGCCGCCGGGCGGTGGTGATGGACAGCGGGGTGATCGTCGCCGACGGGCCGATCGCCGAGATCCTCGCCGACGCGGAACTGCTTGCCGCGCACCGGCTGGAGCTGCCGTGGGGTTTCTCGGTCGTCCCTTGA
- the cbiQ gene encoding cobalt ECF transporter T component CbiQ, producing MGAGAHPLYRHDHSLVHRAPGEVKIVCLLVFVLAVVATPREMFWPYTVYAVIIVVVWRLARIPLRWVLPRMLIEAPFVVLAVLLPFADGGESIDVAGVQLSVTGLWAAWGIVVKGTLGVAAALTVAATTSTTELPTALARLGTPAMVTSVLVLMLRYVDLLAAEAGRMRMARISRGDSPRALHQASAIARGIGALFLRSYERGERVYVAMLSRGFDGDAPDLAVIGAPPRAAAGQWALVMIPAAAAVGVAASAWVLR from the coding sequence ATGGGCGCAGGCGCCCACCCGCTCTACCGCCACGACCATTCGCTGGTGCACCGCGCACCAGGCGAGGTGAAGATCGTCTGCCTGCTGGTGTTCGTGCTGGCGGTCGTGGCGACGCCTAGGGAGATGTTCTGGCCCTACACCGTCTACGCCGTGATCATCGTCGTCGTCTGGCGGCTGGCGCGGATTCCGCTGCGCTGGGTCTTGCCCCGAATGCTCATCGAGGCGCCCTTCGTGGTGCTTGCCGTCCTCCTGCCGTTCGCCGACGGGGGTGAAAGCATCGATGTTGCGGGAGTGCAACTTTCGGTCACCGGACTGTGGGCCGCCTGGGGCATCGTCGTCAAGGGCACACTCGGGGTGGCGGCGGCGCTGACGGTCGCCGCCACCACGTCGACCACCGAATTACCCACCGCGCTGGCCCGCCTCGGCACTCCGGCGATGGTCACCTCGGTGCTGGTGTTGATGCTGCGCTACGTCGACCTGCTCGCCGCCGAGGCCGGACGGATGCGCATGGCACGCATCTCGCGGGGCGACTCACCGCGCGCGCTGCATCAGGCGAGTGCCATCGCGCGGGGGATCGGTGCGCTGTTCCTGCGCTCCTATGAGCGGGGCGAACGGGTCTACGTGGCGATGCTGTCGCGCGGATTCGACGGCGACGCACCGGATCTGGCTGTCATCGGCGCGCCGCCGCGGGCTGCGGCCGGGCAGTGGGCGCTGGTCATGATCCCGGCCGCCGCGGCGGTCGGCGTCGCCGCGTCGGCCTGGGTGCTGCGATGA
- the mtr gene encoding mycothione reductase: MAHFDIAIIGTGSGNIILDERYVDKKVAICEQGVFGGTCLNVGCIPTKMFVYAAGVAHQAQEATRYGVDARVDGIRWPDIVSRVFGRIDPLAMGGENYRRASPNVEVFTGHTRFGPTRSDGRHTLRTDAGEEFTADQVVIAAGSRPVVPDAVTECGVPYHTNDTIMRIADIPEHLIIIGGGFIACEFAHVFSSFGSRVTLLLRGGALLRGHDDDIVMRFTDIAAKKWEIRNHLELADARAVGDGVEITCTDGTTVRGDALLVATGRVPNGDQLDAEQAGVKVTAGGQVVVDEFQRTTARGIFALGDVSSDYQLKHVANHEARVVKHNLLQDWDDTEALVQSNHRHVPWAVFTEPQIASVGLTENQARAQGYSIKVKIQDFSDVAYGWAMEETEGIAKIIVDDESGLILGAHIMGHQASSLIQPVIQAMAFGLPAQDMARGQYWIHPALPEVIENALLALCGEPAWPPSRRH, from the coding sequence CTTCGGCGGTACCTGCCTCAACGTCGGCTGCATCCCGACCAAGATGTTCGTCTACGCGGCGGGGGTGGCCCACCAGGCTCAGGAGGCGACGCGGTACGGCGTCGACGCCCGTGTCGACGGCATCCGCTGGCCCGACATCGTGTCGCGGGTCTTCGGGCGCATCGATCCCCTGGCGATGGGCGGCGAGAACTACCGCCGCGCGTCGCCCAACGTGGAGGTATTCACCGGCCACACCAGATTCGGGCCGACGAGATCGGACGGCCGCCACACCTTGCGCACCGATGCAGGCGAGGAGTTCACCGCCGATCAGGTGGTCATCGCGGCGGGTTCGCGCCCCGTGGTCCCCGACGCCGTCACCGAATGTGGAGTGCCGTACCACACCAACGACACCATCATGCGGATCGCCGACATCCCCGAGCACCTGATCATCATCGGCGGCGGATTCATCGCCTGCGAGTTCGCCCACGTGTTCTCGTCTTTCGGTAGCCGTGTGACGCTGTTGCTGCGTGGCGGCGCCCTGCTGCGCGGGCACGACGACGACATCGTGATGCGGTTCACCGACATCGCCGCCAAGAAGTGGGAGATCCGCAACCACCTGGAACTGGCCGACGCGCGGGCCGTCGGCGACGGAGTCGAGATCACCTGCACCGACGGGACCACGGTGCGAGGTGACGCGCTGCTGGTGGCCACCGGTCGGGTGCCCAACGGCGATCAGCTCGACGCCGAACAGGCCGGGGTCAAGGTCACCGCCGGCGGCCAGGTCGTCGTCGACGAGTTCCAACGCACCACGGCGCGCGGCATTTTCGCGCTCGGTGACGTGTCCTCGGACTACCAGCTCAAGCACGTCGCCAACCACGAAGCCCGCGTCGTCAAGCACAACCTGCTGCAGGACTGGGACGACACCGAGGCGCTGGTGCAGTCCAACCACCGGCACGTGCCGTGGGCGGTGTTCACCGAGCCGCAGATCGCCAGCGTGGGGTTGACCGAGAACCAGGCCCGCGCACAGGGCTATTCGATCAAGGTCAAGATCCAGGACTTCAGCGACGTCGCCTACGGGTGGGCGATGGAGGAGACCGAGGGCATCGCCAAGATCATCGTCGACGACGAGTCCGGTCTCATCCTCGGTGCGCACATCATGGGCCACCAGGCCTCGTCGCTGATCCAGCCGGTCATCCAGGCGATGGCCTTCGGTCTGCCCGCGCAGGACATGGCCCGCGGGCAGTACTGGATTCATCCGGCGCTGCCTGAGGTCATCGAGAACGCGCTGCTGGCGCTGTGCGGCGAACCGGCGTGGCCGCCGTCGCGACGGCATTAG
- a CDS encoding 3-oxoacyl-ACP reductase, producing the protein MMDLTRRLAGKVAVVTGGASGIGLASARRMTAEGATVVIGDIDPAAGKTVADDLNGTFVQVDVSDQVAVDALFDTAAEAHGAVDIAFNNAGISPPEDDLIENTGIDAWQRVQDINLKSVFFCCKAALRHMVPQQKGAIINTASFVAVMGSATSQISYTASKGGVLAMSRELGVQYARQGIRVNALCPGPVNTPLLQELFAKDPERAARRLVHVPVGRFAEPEELAAAVAFLASDDASFITASSFLVDGGISGHYVTPL; encoded by the coding sequence CTGATGGATCTGACTCGACGGCTGGCGGGCAAGGTCGCCGTGGTCACCGGCGGCGCCAGCGGCATCGGCCTGGCGAGCGCCAGGCGGATGACGGCCGAAGGCGCCACCGTCGTCATCGGCGACATCGACCCCGCGGCGGGCAAGACGGTCGCCGACGATCTCAACGGCACCTTCGTCCAGGTCGACGTCTCCGACCAGGTCGCGGTCGACGCCTTGTTCGACACCGCCGCCGAGGCCCACGGCGCGGTTGACATCGCGTTCAACAACGCGGGCATCAGCCCGCCCGAGGACGACCTGATCGAGAACACCGGCATCGATGCGTGGCAGCGCGTGCAGGACATCAACCTCAAGTCGGTGTTCTTCTGCTGCAAGGCGGCGTTGCGGCACATGGTGCCCCAGCAGAAGGGCGCCATCATCAACACGGCGTCCTTCGTGGCGGTGATGGGGTCGGCGACCTCGCAGATCTCCTACACCGCGTCGAAGGGCGGCGTGCTGGCGATGTCGCGGGAACTCGGCGTGCAGTACGCGCGCCAAGGCATCCGCGTGAACGCGCTCTGCCCTGGACCGGTGAACACGCCGCTCCTGCAGGAACTGTTCGCCAAGGACCCCGAGCGTGCGGCGCGCCGGCTGGTGCATGTTCCGGTCGGGCGATTCGCCGAGCCAGAGGAGCTGGCCGCGGCGGTCGCCTTCCTCGCCAGCGACGACGCCTCCTTCATCACCGCCTCCTCGTTCCTGGTCGACGGCGGCATCAGCGGCCACTACGTCACGCCGCTGTAA